One window of Calypte anna isolate BGI_N300 chromosome 9, bCalAnn1_v1.p, whole genome shotgun sequence genomic DNA carries:
- the LOC103534864 gene encoding aquaporin-12, whose amino-acid sequence MAGLNVSFAFFALVVGVCQVLRWLSKRLLSPAVYECLARELAGSLQLCMSFLELRMLMEIGLWGGGFGPDVILTLLFLLFLVHGASSDGAFANPAVSLQEFLLCESNLAATAAKLLAQAVGMGTGWAATKLYWSWELTHFHVIQNLIAAECSSSIHTSLHHAAFVESICSFLFHLVLLKLHQSHPICWTPALAVTVTFLTYTAGPFTGAFFNPALATATTFHCSGNTLWDYIQVYWLGPLAGMLAALLLCQGNVPRLFQKNLLYSQKSKYKIPKARVVAHVEEPQQKKKGERNNSKPQA is encoded by the exons ATGGCTGGCCTCAACgtctcctttgctttctttgccCTGGTTGTTGGGGTGTGCCAGGTGCTCAGGTGGCTTTCCAAAAGGCTTCTGTCCCCTGCAGTGTATGAATGCCTTGCCAGAGAACTTGCTGGCTCCTTACAGTTGTGCATGAGCTTCCttgagctgaggatgctgatgGAGATtgggctgtggggtgggggCTTTGGCCCAGATGTCATCCTgactctcctcttcctcctcttcttggTTCACGGAGCCTCTTCTGATGGAGCATTTGCCAACCCAGCTGTCTCCCTCCAGGAGTTCCTGCTCTGTGAGTCCAACCTGGCTGCAACTGCTGCCAAGCTGCTGGCCCAGGCTGTGGGCATGGGGACAGGCTGGGCTGCCACCAAGCTCTACTGGTCCTGGGAGCTGACCCATTTCCACGTCATCCAGAACCTGATAGCAGCAGAATGCAGCTCCTCCATCCACACCTCTCTGCACCACGCTGCCTTTGTGGAAAGCatctgctctttccttttccaccttGTCCTTCTCAAGTTGCATCAGAGTCACCCCATCTGCTGGACCCCTGCACTGGCAGTGACTGTCACCTTCCTGACCTACACAG CTGGACCATTCACAGGGGCCTTCTTCAACCCTGCCCTGGCCACAGCCACCACCTTCCACTGCTCAGGGAACACCTTGTGGGACTACATCCAGGTTTACTGGTTGGGACCCCTGGCAG GGATgcttgctgctctcctgctgtgcCAAGGGAATGTCCCACGCCTCTTCCAGAAAAACCTCTTGTACAGCCAGAAGAGCAAATACAAGATACCCAAGGCAAGGGTGGTGGCACATGTGGAGGAGCCAcagcagaagaagaaaggggagaggaacaACTCCAAGCCTCAGGCCTGA